From the Malus domestica chromosome 17, GDT2T_hap1 genome, one window contains:
- the LOC103401755 gene encoding uncharacterized protein isoform X1, with translation MVAGSRIEGGTQIISAGVRKTIQSIKEIVGNYSDFDIYWALKETDMDPNETAQKLLNQDPFHVVKRKRDKRKEVFSNSNGQVPVDARRHFESAGQGPTSNTSSDRPPSQNTTSDRPSSHSTFSDRPPYRNTFSDRNVRRGGYARGSSTGTGISREFRVVRDNRINGNVNKEMKPASLQCTTSTNEQASNDSEKGQTASSKSQKPSSRQNSSHGLNGQTQIRSSGANSTGNVRTETLVEKRVTLPIAASRVQAGKPNNSQPHSPVVVSSNSVVGVYSSSTDPVHVPSPDSRPAASVGAIKREVGIRRQASGNSKPSAPGSSVTSVSNSLLGKEGSTESFRPFTGISKADQVSQTSESVIPSMSGSRPLLSNQHNVRPHPPPVGHQKASQTNKEWKPKSSQKPSSNSPGVIGTPTKSISPASGDSKVSESEAAKLQDKLALVNVYDNCNVVIAESIRVPDSDRFQLTFGSLGTELDSTGNIVNGFQAGDTEESNREAAASLSVSAPELCSDEASGIKPVDLLDHQVRSSGSESPVSGAVAEHQLPEKKETSSPQNLGNYADIGLVQDNSSSYAPSDSQQQDPSELQGFSQAFDSQTGYDIPYFRPNMEESRGHPPQEALSSHTVNSMAASTVAMVQQQPPPVAQMYPQVHVSHYANLMPYRQFLSPVYVPPMAVPGYSNNPAYPHLSNGNSYLLMPGGGSHLNANSLKYGVQQFKPVPAGSPTGFGNFTNPNGYAINAPGVGGAAGLEDSSRIKYKDGNLYVPNPQAETSEIWIQNAREHPGMQSTPYYNMPAQTPHGAYMPSHGAHASFNAAAAQSSHMQFPGLYHPPQPSAIPNPHHMGPAMGGNVGVGVGAAAPGAQVGAYQQPQLNHLNWQSNF, from the exons atggtcgCCGGGTCGCGAATCGAAGGTGGGACTCAGATAATCTCAGCAGGAGTGAGAAAAACGATTCAATCCATTAAAGAAATAGTGGGTAATTACTCGGATTTTGATATCTATTGGGCTCTCAAAGAAACCGACATGGATCCTAATGAAACCGCCCAGAAATTGCTCAACCAAG ACCCATTTCATGTTGTGAAGAGAAAAAGAGACAAAAGGAAGGAGGTATTCTCTAAT AGTAATGGGCAGGTTCCTGTGGATGCAAGGAGACATTTTGAGAGTGCAGGCCAAGGACCCACATCAAATACATCCTCTGATCGTCCCCCTTCTCAAAATACAACTTCTGATCGTCCTTCATCTCACAGCACATTTTCTGATCGTCCCCCATATCGCAATACATTTTCTGATCGTAATGTTAGAAGAGGAGGTTATGCTCGTGGCAGTTCAACTG GTACAGGAATCAGCAGAGAATTCCGTGTTGTGAGAGACAACCGAATTAACGGTAATGTCAATAAAGAAATGAAGCCTGCTTCACTACAGTGTACAACTTCCACCAATGAGCAAGCGTCAAATGATTCTGAAAAGGG CCAAACAGCAAGTTCAAAGAGTCAAAAGCCATCTAGCAGACAAAATTCGTCTCATGGATTGAATGGGCAAACTCAAATTAGAAGCAGTGGTGCTAATTCAACTGGTAATGTTAGAACAGAGACATTAGTGGAGAAGCGAGTCACTCTTCCAATTGCAGCTTCCCGGGTGCAAGCTGGGAAGCCAAACAATTCCCAACCACACTCTCCAGTGGTAGTATCGAGCAACTCTGTTGTTGGAGTGTATTCATCTTCCACAGATCCTGTTCATGTGCCATCTCCTGATTCCAGACCAGCTGCTTCTGTTGGTGCTATTAAACGAGAAGTTGGTATTAGGAGGCAAGCTTCTGGCAACTCCAAGCCCTCTGCTCCAGGTAGCTCTGTGACTTCTGTCTCAAATTCACTCTTGGGAAAAGAGGGTTCTACTGAGTCATTTCGACCTTTCACTGGAATCTCTAAAGCTGATCAAGTGAGCCAAACTTCTGAGTCTGTGATACCTAGCATGTCGGGCAGCAGACCGTTGTTAAGTAATCAGCACAACGTCAGGCCACACCCACCACCTGTGGGACATCAGAAAG CTTCCCAGACTAATAAGGAGTGGAAACCTAAATCAAGCCAAAAGCCAAGTTCTAACAGTCCTGGAGTCATTGGAACACCAACAAAGTCTATTTCACCTGCTTCTGGTGATTCTAAGGTTTCAGAGTCAGAAGCAGCTAAGTTGCAAGATAAGCTCGCATTAGTAAATGTATATGATAACTGTAATGTTGTCATAGCAGAGAGTATTAGGGTCCCAGACAGTGATCGTTTTCAATTAACGTTTGGAAGCTTGGGGACAGAGCTTGATTCAACAGGGAATATAGTTAATGGATTTCAAGCTGGAGATACAGAGGAGTCAAACAGGGAAGCTGCAGCAAG TTTGTCAGTATCAGCTCCAGAGTTGTGCAGTGATGAGGCTTCTGGCATCAAGCCGGTGGATTTATTAGATCACCAAGTTAGAAGTTCTGGCTCTGAATCCCCAGTATCAGGTGCAGTTGCTGAGCATCAATTGCCTGAGAAAAAAGAAACTTCTAGTCCCCAGAATTTGGGCAATTATGCAGATATTGGTTTGGTTCAAGACAACAGTTCATCCTATGCACCTTCCGATTCACAGCAGCAAGATCCATCAGAGTTACAAGGTTTTTCG CAGGCATTTGATTCTCAGACTGGTTATGACATACCTTATTTCAGACCAAATATGGAGGAAAGCCGTGGACATCCTCCTCAAGAG GCCTTGAGCTCTCATACCGTCAACAGCATGGCTGCATCAACAGTTGCCATGGTGCAACAGCAACCACCCCCAGTGGCACAGATGTACCCACAAGTTCATGTTTCACATTATGCTAATCTCATGCCATATCGCCAATTTCTCTCACCAGTTTATGTTCCACCAATGGCTGTTCCTGGCTATTCTAACAACCCTGCATATCCTCACCTGTCTAATGGCAACAGCTACTTGCTGATGCCTGGAGGCGGTTCGCACCTAAATGCAAACAGCCTCAAGTATGGAGTGCAGCAGTTTAAGCCTGTCCCTGCTGGAAGTCCGACAGGGTTTGGGAATTTTACTAATCCCAACGGATATGCAATCAACGCCCCTGGTGTTGGAGGTGCCGCTGGGCTAGAAGATTCATCTCGAATCAAGTACAAAGATGGCAATCTATACGTCCCAAATCCTCAG GCTGAGACATCAGAGATTTGGATTCAGAATGCAAGGGAGCACCCGGGCATGCAATCCACCCCGTACTACAACATGCCTGCGCAAACGCCGCACGGTGCTTATATGCCATCTCACGGTGCTCATGCTTCCTTCAATGCAGCTGCAGCTCAATCTTCTCACATGCAGTTCCCAGGTTTGTACCATCCTCCTCAGCCCAGTGCAATTCCGAACCCGCACCATATGGGCCCTGCTATGGGCGGTAATGTCGGTGTTGGGGTTGGCGCAGCTGCTCCTGGGGCACAAGTTGGTGCATATCAGCAACCCCAACTGAACCACCTGAATTGGCAATCGAACTTCTga
- the LOC103401755 gene encoding uncharacterized protein isoform X4 yields the protein MVAGSRIEGGTQIISAGVRKTIQSIKEIVGNYSDFDIYWALKETDMDPNETAQKLLNQDPFHVVKRKRDKRKEVFSNSNGQVPVDARRHFESAGQGPTSNTSSDRPPSQNTTSDRPSSHSTFSDRPPYRNTFSDRNVRRGGYARGSSTGISREFRVVRDNRINGNVNKEMKPASLQCTTSTNEQASNDSEKGQTASSKSQKPSSRQNSSHGLNGQTQIRSSGANSTGNVRTETLVEKRVTLPIAASRVQAGKPNNSQPHSPVVVSSNSVVGVYSSSTDPVHVPSPDSRPAASVGAIKREVGIRRQASGNSKPSAPGSSVTSVSNSLLGKEGSTESFRPFTGISKADQVSQTSESVIPSMSGSRPLLSNQHNVRPHPPPVGHQKASQTNKEWKPKSSQKPSSNSPGVIGTPTKSISPASGDSKVSESEAAKLQDKLALVNVYDNCNVVIAESIRVPDSDRFQLTFGSLGTELDSTGNIVNGFQAGDTEESNREAAASLSVSAPELCSDEASGIKPVDLLDHQVRSSGSESPVSGAVAEHQLPEKKETSSPQNLGNYADIGLVQDNSSSYAPSDSQQQDPSELQGFSAFDSQTGYDIPYFRPNMEESRGHPPQEALSSHTVNSMAASTVAMVQQQPPPVAQMYPQVHVSHYANLMPYRQFLSPVYVPPMAVPGYSNNPAYPHLSNGNSYLLMPGGGSHLNANSLKYGVQQFKPVPAGSPTGFGNFTNPNGYAINAPGVGGAAGLEDSSRIKYKDGNLYVPNPQAETSEIWIQNAREHPGMQSTPYYNMPAQTPHGAYMPSHGAHASFNAAAAQSSHMQFPGLYHPPQPSAIPNPHHMGPAMGGNVGVGVGAAAPGAQVGAYQQPQLNHLNWQSNF from the exons atggtcgCCGGGTCGCGAATCGAAGGTGGGACTCAGATAATCTCAGCAGGAGTGAGAAAAACGATTCAATCCATTAAAGAAATAGTGGGTAATTACTCGGATTTTGATATCTATTGGGCTCTCAAAGAAACCGACATGGATCCTAATGAAACCGCCCAGAAATTGCTCAACCAAG ACCCATTTCATGTTGTGAAGAGAAAAAGAGACAAAAGGAAGGAGGTATTCTCTAAT AGTAATGGGCAGGTTCCTGTGGATGCAAGGAGACATTTTGAGAGTGCAGGCCAAGGACCCACATCAAATACATCCTCTGATCGTCCCCCTTCTCAAAATACAACTTCTGATCGTCCTTCATCTCACAGCACATTTTCTGATCGTCCCCCATATCGCAATACATTTTCTGATCGTAATGTTAGAAGAGGAGGTTATGCTCGTGGCAGTTCAACTG GAATCAGCAGAGAATTCCGTGTTGTGAGAGACAACCGAATTAACGGTAATGTCAATAAAGAAATGAAGCCTGCTTCACTACAGTGTACAACTTCCACCAATGAGCAAGCGTCAAATGATTCTGAAAAGGG CCAAACAGCAAGTTCAAAGAGTCAAAAGCCATCTAGCAGACAAAATTCGTCTCATGGATTGAATGGGCAAACTCAAATTAGAAGCAGTGGTGCTAATTCAACTGGTAATGTTAGAACAGAGACATTAGTGGAGAAGCGAGTCACTCTTCCAATTGCAGCTTCCCGGGTGCAAGCTGGGAAGCCAAACAATTCCCAACCACACTCTCCAGTGGTAGTATCGAGCAACTCTGTTGTTGGAGTGTATTCATCTTCCACAGATCCTGTTCATGTGCCATCTCCTGATTCCAGACCAGCTGCTTCTGTTGGTGCTATTAAACGAGAAGTTGGTATTAGGAGGCAAGCTTCTGGCAACTCCAAGCCCTCTGCTCCAGGTAGCTCTGTGACTTCTGTCTCAAATTCACTCTTGGGAAAAGAGGGTTCTACTGAGTCATTTCGACCTTTCACTGGAATCTCTAAAGCTGATCAAGTGAGCCAAACTTCTGAGTCTGTGATACCTAGCATGTCGGGCAGCAGACCGTTGTTAAGTAATCAGCACAACGTCAGGCCACACCCACCACCTGTGGGACATCAGAAAG CTTCCCAGACTAATAAGGAGTGGAAACCTAAATCAAGCCAAAAGCCAAGTTCTAACAGTCCTGGAGTCATTGGAACACCAACAAAGTCTATTTCACCTGCTTCTGGTGATTCTAAGGTTTCAGAGTCAGAAGCAGCTAAGTTGCAAGATAAGCTCGCATTAGTAAATGTATATGATAACTGTAATGTTGTCATAGCAGAGAGTATTAGGGTCCCAGACAGTGATCGTTTTCAATTAACGTTTGGAAGCTTGGGGACAGAGCTTGATTCAACAGGGAATATAGTTAATGGATTTCAAGCTGGAGATACAGAGGAGTCAAACAGGGAAGCTGCAGCAAG TTTGTCAGTATCAGCTCCAGAGTTGTGCAGTGATGAGGCTTCTGGCATCAAGCCGGTGGATTTATTAGATCACCAAGTTAGAAGTTCTGGCTCTGAATCCCCAGTATCAGGTGCAGTTGCTGAGCATCAATTGCCTGAGAAAAAAGAAACTTCTAGTCCCCAGAATTTGGGCAATTATGCAGATATTGGTTTGGTTCAAGACAACAGTTCATCCTATGCACCTTCCGATTCACAGCAGCAAGATCCATCAGAGTTACAAGGTTTTTCG GCATTTGATTCTCAGACTGGTTATGACATACCTTATTTCAGACCAAATATGGAGGAAAGCCGTGGACATCCTCCTCAAGAG GCCTTGAGCTCTCATACCGTCAACAGCATGGCTGCATCAACAGTTGCCATGGTGCAACAGCAACCACCCCCAGTGGCACAGATGTACCCACAAGTTCATGTTTCACATTATGCTAATCTCATGCCATATCGCCAATTTCTCTCACCAGTTTATGTTCCACCAATGGCTGTTCCTGGCTATTCTAACAACCCTGCATATCCTCACCTGTCTAATGGCAACAGCTACTTGCTGATGCCTGGAGGCGGTTCGCACCTAAATGCAAACAGCCTCAAGTATGGAGTGCAGCAGTTTAAGCCTGTCCCTGCTGGAAGTCCGACAGGGTTTGGGAATTTTACTAATCCCAACGGATATGCAATCAACGCCCCTGGTGTTGGAGGTGCCGCTGGGCTAGAAGATTCATCTCGAATCAAGTACAAAGATGGCAATCTATACGTCCCAAATCCTCAG GCTGAGACATCAGAGATTTGGATTCAGAATGCAAGGGAGCACCCGGGCATGCAATCCACCCCGTACTACAACATGCCTGCGCAAACGCCGCACGGTGCTTATATGCCATCTCACGGTGCTCATGCTTCCTTCAATGCAGCTGCAGCTCAATCTTCTCACATGCAGTTCCCAGGTTTGTACCATCCTCCTCAGCCCAGTGCAATTCCGAACCCGCACCATATGGGCCCTGCTATGGGCGGTAATGTCGGTGTTGGGGTTGGCGCAGCTGCTCCTGGGGCACAAGTTGGTGCATATCAGCAACCCCAACTGAACCACCTGAATTGGCAATCGAACTTCTga